Within Topomyia yanbarensis strain Yona2022 chromosome 2, ASM3024719v1, whole genome shotgun sequence, the genomic segment aaatcaaaagtgttgaaaaaccaacacaatactCATGTTCAGCATTAAATTTAacgtaagaaaaaactcacttgacatttttttatattaatttaatGTACTATACTAgggacgaaagacaatgcgttGTTGCAGAACAACGCGTGAAAACATAAACGAAGctgtaactaatacagctgatccacggtaacaTACAAAATGACAGgcgtcaacgatgttctctaacgtgtatctaattcacgcaaaACGAGCGACCTCTGTAATAACATAGCAACgataatgccctatacctattAAACCCCAATACCTATTTGACCCTATTCTACTGTACTGTACAAAATCTGTTGGAAAGTATCAAGCTGAAGGTACGGACTTTTGGTTACAAAGCATCAGATCAATACAACTAAGTATGCTGTACATTCTATTTCAGATacactataaaataaaaatattgtttctgGTTAACTTATGCGTTTTTCTTGGCGAATATACATTTTCAATGGCCACTTTTTGCTGTGTACATTCTTTATATCAAAAGACTTGCGTCCCCTGCCCGatttttcatccaaacttttATCTCCTGAGTGAAACGTTGCAAACCATTGTTGACGCACTCGAACGTTTACCGAACGTTCAtcacaaaaaatcatatttCGTTGCTGCTGTCACAAATAGGTTTTTTCTAAATAAAAACATCATTACACTTTGAAATTGAGACTTTTCATTTgtatttgaaaaataatttaaagacACTGAACCAAGAAAACAAGGAGAAATTTCTGTCACCTATCagagaaaaatacaaaaacaggATTGTTTACTAATATTTTATTGGCAGCCAGAATAACACAGTAATAacagggttgtggtaccggtaataccggtaccgattATCCCgagaataccgacccatttttggtaccgtaataccggtactgaacaaaagccagtaccggtattttcggtaccatacaatttttttatgaaaattgtgtaGACTCTGtagggggacctgtttcaaaatatcggtctgcaagataacttttaattatattaattaccttctagataaatcgttgagctaaTACCTTTGTGGgcgaatgaggtggggccatcatcacaataattctagaagttaaacattactagctctcgttgtactgaacggtgtGTTTAAATTCTTGCTTTATTttatcgaaattaaattttaacgatcttgtactaaatttcaaaatattcacatctagcgtaatagacatacaaatttgctatgaatttttaattagcgacattctgattggtttccattattcactgggtggcgcgtagtAAGACTGTAGTTTAAGTCATgtacgtatttggtttgctcttaaaactttatttataaaagaacgaacagcgatttagtagctaacaaatTTAGACTTGGTGCACTACTTCAACTGGggtgatttgtaattattggtgattggaaaattcagcaaaactccatagtttataggaaagcaaggagccttggtatgcaggtcgacccaatttacagaaaagcaaaaGAGGAAATGCGAACAACATGCTCGGAtctactgccattctcgctttgatttactgttgttaatagggtttcgtACATTTACCATTTGTTGAAgtcgacaaaagtcgcactgcttagcagttattgttttcaaagtggcctatatttcgaaataaaagaagatgccgcatacgaaaaatatcttctactgaaatgagtcatgccattccgaagcaattaaaaacaattaacatgttttttgatcagcacaaatcaatcatctgaggaTAAGGCCATCAGTTTGagtattcaatttcactttgaagcttttttcgattttttaaaaagtgccggtactttaccggtactgagggcttcagtaccgcagtaccggttctcgctaaaaagggtcggtactgcgaaccctagcaATAAATGAAGTTAAGTTATTTACAGCGTGATATTCATTTTTAGTGCCCGTATATGTCTGGCTCCTTGATTTGGTAGTTCAGAGGGTAAGGCGTTCAAAAGATACTCGTCATATGCTCAAATCTCAGCCAGGAAGAATTCTTAGTGACCAGTATGTTCATAGCACTAGTCCTGCAATTGTCCCGTATTGTGAATCAAGAATCGGCCACGAAGTCTGTCCAAACAGTATATCGAGAGCTCCGCTCCAAGATGTAATTCCAAGGTTGCGTCAGGAGATTCAAATTTACAAGATTTTGCTAAATGTGTAGACATACTGATAAACCGCAAATCTGTTGAATGGCTCTATAGTTGAATCGAAGCGAATCGTTTCCCTAAAGCTGGAAACTTTGTAATTTTTATAATGCACTGTGAGGATAATCATTCATGAAACTCCGTgcgcttttcaaaaaaaatcaatctggttccctttcggccaaagttctcaattttaaattttgaattcaaatacTGTTCATAACTATAGTTTACATGAGAAGGATCTTATCCGTTGTCCAACATTTCCGAGATAATATGAGTCGCAAAGTTATCCATCTTCACAAACAACGTAAGAATATTTTTTCCGATAAAATTCAGTTGATTCTCAGCGGATAAggtgataattatttttatttttgtaaaaataaacTAAAGTGGTAAAATATACATTCCAATGCAAAAAACACCATCAACGAAGAAAAATTTACTTGTTGTGTCATGATATTGATGAACGTCAGCAAAGCAGCGAGCTCAAAAGCGATACcctgataaactcattcgctccgGTGGATTTATTTATCCGAAGAAATAATGCGTTTTATTTATCCGCAGCAGTTGTGTGAGTGCTAGTAAATATTCATGTGACAATCTGAGTTATCCGAactcatttactcatatgagtgatAAATGCATGGTTTTGCTCCTTCTTTTTCTCGTAAGAtgtcataaaaaaaactttgaaaaatttgaCTGACTACTACAGCCATAGGAGCACTGATAAAGACTACAGGTTGTACTCAAAATAGGCATACATTCTAGTGACCTTAGTTAACGTATCCAAGTCGCTAGCTGGTAGGAAATGACTATTGTTCCGATGTTAAACCCTTTTTGTGGTGATTATTCAAATGATTTGCTAAGTCGCGAAAATATTGTGTAGAATTATGGATAATTGAATATAGTTTTAAGATCTCCTTACTGATTTCCTGTATAATACGTCAGGGCGTCTGAAAAATACGCGTTCAATCTAAACTTTGTAAATTATACTACAAGAAAAAATCCAAATGATTTATGACCGAAATGTGAGAAAGATCAAACATATTCAAATATTCCGTAAATTGCTGCGATATTTACTCGTAAGGAATATTCCAAATTCTGCGTTCTTTTAGAACATTCGAGGTGTCGTCTTCCTTATACTAGATTTCGAACTAAACGTGAACCATACAAGTGAACAAAAACACAACTAACAAAAATACTGACTCACAGCAATAGCCTTgcaatgtaaaattcaattcaAATATATCCTTCAACTAATGGAAGATTAATCTACCAACGCCAAAGAACCCCGGcgcaatcattttcaaaacttttgcaGTTTAGCCAAGTTTCTACTTTGTCATGATCACAGCTTTCAGATTTCCCAATCCAGTTAGTTTTTATTTCTTCGTCGTCTGCCTGAAACGGAAATCCCGCCCTCCAATTGATACCCTTTTTGCTCTGATGAGAGGAAATCCAACCAATAACACTTCCAATTTTGATTACCTTGTTAGATTCGAATCTCCCTTTTACTATGCATCATGATTAAATTTGTTCCGTGCCCCCAACATAGGCGCTCGGGGCCGTATAATATGGGGTGcagagaagagaaaaaaaacttgtGAACTTGTGCGACGTCGCCGCACCCCGGGTCGAGAGATCTTCTGGTGGGAAAAAAATGGTTGATATTGTTGTGCTGTATCTATCCGGCACAGCCGCAGATCTCGGTCGGTAGATTTGACCAGTGTTCGACCGAACGAGTGCGACTCGAGTCAAGAAGAATCCCAATCTAGGTCAACTTTTCTTGGGGATCATCCAAAAAGGACGGTCCTAATACTAACATGCGTACGTCCAGCTCGTGTGGCCGTAAATTCTATTCGTTGGACACTGACATTGAAGGGAAAAAAGTCGATAACAACTGATGCGAGCGTCATTTCTGAATGAGCCCTTGACCGGACCGTTGTCAATGGCCAGCAGTCTCTGGCTCATGGAAAACCGAGTGGAGAAGCATTGCAATTTCCAATTAGGTTTGGAAGCTGCAACGAGAGGAAACCCGTTTCGAACGCAGACATGTTTAATGACTTCCTAGTGTCGGTCGTTCCGAATGGCAGGTCTTTTGCATCATTCGATGGTTTGAGATGTCTTAATTGATGAGTTTAGCACAGAACAAAGAACCATGGTTTACATTTTGTAGTTCCAAATTCTGTGTGGCACCTGCAACTGACTACTGCACCAAACTAGGTGATTCAGTATTTAAAATTCAATACTGAGCACCCTCGACTTCAACTCCAACGCGAACAAGGCGGTAATCAAACAAAGTTTGCAATTGAGGCGGATTAGTGGTAATTTTTCATGACTCAATATTGCATTCATCTCTCTATACTTATAGCCACAAATGCCGTTACGCCGCATagtacaataataatgcccctAGTCTGCATCGTCGCAACCCACCGTTGGCTATTTGCAACGATTTGTTATGTCTGCTCATATTTCGTCTGGGCTTTCGCGCGCTACTACCAGTTATGCAATTTTCATGCTGGACCACTGTTTTTGAATAGTCGCGATAAATGCCGGTAAAAGTACTACCATTCACCGACGTCCATTTATTCAGTGTTTAAATCGGGCGGCGCAGTGCTCCGTTTATGCAGTCAAACCGCGAAGAAATTCCACCTACAATCGGCACTAATTGCTGGTAATAGCCTGCTAAGAGGCTTGTCTCGAAACGAAACGAGAGTGATGGCTGTTGGTACAGAACTGCTATGcatataaaaaaaatgcatgaaaagaGATAGTTTAAACCACATCAGTGTTTTGGTCCGCAGTAAAACGTTCCCTCCATTATGAAACTAACAATGGTCAGAATCTTTCCTACCTTTCCGCCGCTGCCGGTAGGGATCATCCACATGCTTCTCGTTGTAGATGACCGAATGGAACGGTTTGTCGTGACCGTCCACGTGGTGCAACGGATGAGTGTCCGGGTGGGAACTGTTGGGGAAATAGTGCTTCGCCCGCTCAACATAATAGCTGTCCCGGGCCGTTATCAGTTTACCCTCGAACACTCCGTCGATGATGGAACCGAACGCATGACTGTCGGGGTCGCTCAGGACCTCGCCCTGATAGAGGTGGGATGTGTCCGCCTCGATTGGACCACTTTCGGTGTGTATCTGGCGAGAGATGAAATGAGATTGATTAGTACTTCAAAAGGAGAGAGGAACTGACGAATATACTCACTTCTAACTTATCGCTAAATGTACTGAGATCTCGTCTTAGCctaatgttaaaatctctcccGTGCGCCTTAAATCTAAGATATACATGGTGATCTTTGGTGACCGATCTTTTCGCTCTACTGTGACTAGCATGCAGATGTTTGTGGTCGTAGCTAAGTGTTTCGTAGTGGGATATGTATTCGTTGAGAGGACGTTCTGAAAGTAGAGAAAGAATATTGTGAGATCATTGAAATCATCGCTTAGGATAACATAAGGATTGGAATACGTATGAAAAGCAAATTCTCCGTGCAAAACACTCATGATCCAACCAACGAACGAAAGCCGTTCAACGGAAATTGATTTACGTTTTGTCGAGTACCAAATCCATTTCGCATAGATACCAGTAATTTAATTAATAGTCAATAGTGTGCTGCTGCAAATAGGATCAAATGAATGGGTCATGACTGAAAAGGGAACTAATTCTATTGCACAGGGCAACATTCGTGACAAATTTCCGTGTTAGAAGGAGCTATGAGTCGAAATTAAACCTGGGTGATAGAGATGttcaagtttaattttttttctgcccGATCCCGGAATGTTTAAGATCGTCAAAACCAGATCTGACCCAaccagtgtttttttttatattgtcaaTTTGACCGGTATAAAAAATCAACGATCTTCTAAAATTCGACCCTAAAATAGAATTTGGATAAACCAAACCTGACCACCTCTACTATTCCTGTCAGCCCTGGCAACAGATTGTGAGTCGTGGCTCTGGGCCATGCAGCAAAACTCCATCAAAAATATCACTCTGTTCTGAGTAGACCAAGTGGAC encodes:
- the LOC131683067 gene encoding disintegrin and metalloproteinase domain-containing protein 10-like; this encodes MFLKCGLIVFTLLVIDIESGYVREIKKERPLNEYISHYETLSYDHKHLHASHSRAKRSVTKDHHVYLRFKAHGRDFNIRLRRDLSTFSDKLEIHTESGPIEADTSHLYQGEVLSDPDSHAFGSIIDGVFEGKLITARDSYYVERAKHYFPNSSHPDTHPLHHVDGHDKPFHSVIYNEKHVDDPYRQRRKAVLYQQPSLSFRFETSLLAGYYQQLVPIVGGISSRFDCINGALRRPI